A stretch of Lactuca sativa cultivar Salinas chromosome 6, Lsat_Salinas_v11, whole genome shotgun sequence DNA encodes these proteins:
- the LOC111890119 gene encoding probable polyamine transporter At3g13620: MTTLPVTDPSTTTTQKKLTLIQLVFLIYFEVAGGPYGEEPAVKAAGPFLAILGFLIFPFVWSIPEALVTAELSTTFLGNGGFIIWAHKAFGPFWGSLMGTLKYVTSVINLAAFPILCIDYLEKLFPIFASGLPRTLALSFLILLLSFINFTGLNIVGYAAIILGVISLFPFILMSCIAIPQIQPHRLLSMGQTGVKKDWNLLLNTLFWNLNFWDTVSTMAGEVEKPKKTFPLALLFAVILTCLGYLLPLVAVTGSVMVDQNQWESGFMAVAAEMIAGKWLKIWIEIGAVLSAIGLFEALLSSCAYQILGMADLGFLPKFFERRSRWFNTPWIGILVSTMITLSFSYMDFRDIISSANFLYSLGMLLEFASFLWLRRKFPTLKRPFRVPLRLPGLVIMCLIPSAFLVLIMATATKIVFLIGGLMTFGGILWYFLMKLCKSKKWFVFKNADELEVGEEE, from the coding sequence ATGACGACCCTCCCCGTGACTGATCCTTCAACAACCACCACCCAGAAGAAACTCACTCTCATCCAACTCGTATTTCTCATATACTTTGAAGTTGCTGGTGGCCCTTATGGTGAGGAACCTGCCGTGAAGGCAGCCGGACCATTCTTAGCCATCCTCGGATTTCTAATCTTCCCTTTTGTATGGAGTATTCCAGAAGCTCTTGTCACCGCCGAACTCTCCACCACCTTCCTGGGGAACGGTGGTTTCATCATCTGGGCTCATAAAGCGTTTGGTCCATTCTGGGGATCTTTAATGGGAACTCTAAAATATGTCACAAGTGTTATCAACTTGGCAGCATTCCCAATTCTTTGCATTGACTACCTTGAAAAACTGTTCCCGATATTCGCCTCTGGATTACCTCGTACCCTAGCACTCTCGTTTTTAATCCTATTACTTTCTTTCATCAACTTCACTGGCTTGAATATCGTTGGTTATGCCGCCATTATTCTGGGAGTCATCTCTCTTTTTCCCTTCATTCTCATGTCGTGCATTGCAATCCCTCAAATCCAACCACACAGATTGTTAAGCATGGGCCAAACGGGTGTCAAGAAGGATTGGAACTTATTATTAAATACGCTTTTCTGGAACTTAAATTTCTGGGACACTGTTAGTACAATGGCTGGAGAAGTTGAAAAACCTAAAAAGACTTTCCCGTTAGCACTCTTATTTGCGGTGATCTTGACTTGTTTGGGTTATCTCCTCCCTCTCGTAGCTGTTACAGGTTCTGTTATGGTTGATCAAAACCAGTGGGAATCTGGGTTTATGGCGGTGGCAGCAGAGATGATAGCGGGAAAATGGTTGAAGATTTGGATCGAGATAGGAGCGGTTTTATCGGCAATAGGTTTGTTCGAAGCGTTATTAAGCAGTTGTGCTTATCAGATTCTGGGTATGgcggatttagggtttttaccAAAGTTTTTTGAACGTAGATCAAGATGGTTCAACACTCCATGGATTGGGATTTTGGTATCAACTATGATTACTCTAAGTTTTTCTTATATGGATTTTAGGGATATTATATCGTCTGCAAACTTTTTATATAGTCTAGGGATGCTTTTGGAGTTTGCTTCGTTTCTGTGGCTTAGAAGGAAGTTTCCAACATTGAAACGGCCGTTTAGGGTGCCATTAAGGTTACCAGGGTTAGTGATAATGTGCTTAATACCATCTGCTTTTTTGGTGTTGATTATGGCTACTGCTACAAAGATTGTGTTTCTGATTGGCGGGTTGATGACGTTTGGTGGTATTTTATGGTACTTTTTGATGAAATTATGTAAATCAAAGAAGTGGTTTGTTTTCAAGAATGCTGATGAACTTGAAGTTGGCGAAGAAGAGTAG